CTTGAAGCAGTAAATTCGGGTGAAAATTCTGCTCTGATTGTTTGAATTACAATGATTACTGAGTATTAATTGAAGTGTTTGTTCATGGATTGTCCGAAAAATACTTCGATTAATCATAATACTTCTGAAATGGATAGATTTAGTAATGGAGAAAGTTTTAAGAAAATTCCTTCGATTCAGTTACCTGATGAATTGTTTGAAAAAGTTTAGATCCCTGGAAATTTTCTCTTATTGGAAGGCTTGATTTACAGAAGATCAAATTTGTTGATGCTTCAGTTATTTTAAGAAGTCAATGGAAGTTAGTGGGAGATTGTAGACTTATTCCTCTTGGAAGGGGCTTCTTTGCAATTAAGCTTGACAATGATCAGAATAAACAACATATCAAATTTCAGAGATGGGAAGTGTTGAATCAAATTTTCAAGTCAGGAACTGGGTTCACAATTTCAGGCCAGCAACTCAAAGAACTTCAAAGGCAATGGTGTGGGTTAGATTTCCTGGTTTAGGATTGGAATTCTGGAATGAAATTTTTTGTTTACAATATGTAAGGAAATTGGAACTTCACTCAAGATTGATAATGCTACAACTAGGTGTGAGGTTGGATATTATGCAAATGTTTTGGTTGAGGTAGATTTTTCTCAGCATATTCCTAGTAAAGTATGGATTGAGACCAAATATGGAGGCTTCTTTCAGGATGTTATGATTCCAGATTGTCCAAAATTTTGCTCTTCATGTAAAATTGTTTTGCTCTTCATGTAAAATTGTTGGACATATGAATTCTGAATGCAGATTTAAGAAAACAGACCAAGATAAACCTATGGAAAGTGTTCATAAACATGATCAAAGAAAGGAGCAACATACTCCTGTACCTTTTGATATTTGTGAACCTGTTATACAAGAAGATTCAGTAGTAGATTCAATTAAAGGTGTTGTTCAAGCTAGTTCTTCAAATGTGGAAAGTTTCTCACAAGGAAGTAAATTCAGTCCTCTAGAGAATGATCCTCATGAAGAGGTACTTGAAGAAGTAATTATGGAAACTCCTAAGATTTTAAAAGTTGTTGATGAGAATACTTTGAATAACAGTACTATCAAATTTATTAATGGGACAAATGGTAAAGTAGAAGACATGCCAATTCAAGTTACTTCTTGGGCTAAAGTAGTTGAGAAGGAAATGGTTACATCTACTTCAACTAGTACTTCTGGTTCAACAAAGGCTCATAAAAGTCCTACTGCTCCTTCAAAGGTAAATAGTCAGTTTCCACAAAACAATAAGTACAATTTTAGAAAACATCCTAGTAAAGGGGGAACTAAGAATCCCCATCACAAACAATGAAGATCTTTTTTTGGAATATCATAGGGCTAAGAAGAGTAAGAGCCTAGGATAAACTTTGGTCTTTAATCAATCAATTTAGTCCTTCTTTAGTTTGGGTTGCTGAGCCTAAAGTTGTTTGTAATTCTTCTTTCTGTAGTAAATTGAATCTTCCTGGTATGGAAAAAATGGTCATTCATAATTCTAGTCCTGGTATGAAAGGaaatatttggttattttggAACAAAAATATACAACAGCCTCAAGTTATTTTAGTTTCTAGTCAGATGTTAACTGTAAGTGTTGGAGATGTGTTGGTATCTGGAGTTCATGCACATGTCAAAGCTATTCAGAGAAGGTTTCTATGGTCTGAAATGAAAATTGTAAGTGATCTTAATAAACCATGGATTATCTTAGGTGATTTCAATGCAGTGCTTACTCATGATGAGAAAGTGGGAGGTAAAGTTCCTAACAGAAATTCAATGTTAGAATTTAGTGATTGTCTAAATCAGTGTGAATTATTACAAGCTCCTAAAACTGGTTTACAATACTCATGGTCTAATTGTCAACATGGCAGTAAGAGAATTTTATGCAATTTAGACAGGGTTGTGTTTAATCAAAAATGGTTGCAACTATATAGTGATTGGGGGTATAAGTTTGGCATGGGAATAGTTTCAGATCATGCTCCTTTGTTAGGAGGATGTGCTAATATTCCAAAGCCAAAAAACACTCCAAGGAAGTTCCAAAAAATGTGGCTAAGTCATCCAGAATTTATGCAGGTTGTATCAAATTATCGGTCACAAAATGTGGTGGGAGATCCTGCTTTTCAGTTTGTATACAAGATGAAGGAGTTAAAAAAAGTTCTAAATACATGGAACTGGGAAGTCTTTGGTGATGTTCAAGTAAAAATAAATGAAGCTGAAGATAAAGTTAATCTGGCAACTCAAATTTCATATGCTAATCCATTTGATGAGGAAGCTCTTACTAATTTAGTTTCTGCTCAAAATGAACATGCTAGTAGAAAAACTCAAGCAAATACTTTGATGAGACAAAAAGCTAGAGTCAAGTGGATAAAAGAAGGTTCGGCTAATACAAATTTTTTTCATACTAAAATGAAAATTAGAAATGCCAGAAATATGATTAGTGAACATGAAGACAATGATGGTAATGTAATTGCAGATCAAGACAAAATAGCTGAAGCTTTGTTaatcattttcaaaaaaaaaattgagtttcaGCCTGTGAATGAAGCAGAAAAATTGTTGGATGTTATACCAAAAATCATTAATGAAGATGATCAGCAAATTTTGGATGCAATCCCAGAAGAGGAAGAGATTAAAGTTGTTGTTTTTGAAATGGATCCAGAgagtgctcctggtccagatggattttATGGTATTTTCTTTAGAAGCTGTTGGAATATTATCAAAAATGACTTGGTAGCAGCTATCAAATTCTGTTGGAGGAGAAGATTTATACCAAAAGGGATGAACTCAAGTTTCTTATTCTTACTGCCTAAGACTCAAGGGGCAAAAATTGATAATAAATTTAGGCCTTAAGTAATGTGGTTTTCAAGACCTTTACTAAGATAATCACCAAAAGTATGAGTGGGATAATGGAGAAATTAATATCACCTCAGCAAGCAGCCTATATCAAGGGGTGAAGCATACATGAACAAGTTTTGCTTGCTTCAGAGTTGGTTAATGAAATGGAATTCAAAAGAAGGGGAGGAAATGTAGGAAttaagcttgatatctctcaggcttatGACTCAGTAAGTTGGGATTTTCTTATTAAAGTTCTTCTGAAATATGGATTTTCTGCATCTTGGTGTGAGTGGCTAATCATTTTATTCAAATCAGTAAGGATTTTTATGTTAATTAATGGAGGCCCATGTGGATTTTTTTCTGTTGGGAGAGGACTGAGACAGGGAGATCCACTCTCTCCAATTCTCTTTGTACTCATGAGGGATGTTTTAAGTAGAAACATTTATGCTTTGGTGGAAAAGGGTGAGATGCAACAAATGGTTATAAATAATGGAATATATCATACTCATCTGTTTTTTCGTAGATGATGTATTTATATTCTGCAATGGAGGTAAGAAAAGTTTAAATAATTTGTTTAAACTTCTTGATGAGTATCAATCTGTTTCTGGTCCGATCATTAATAAAAACAAAAGCAAGCTCTTTGTGGGTGACACTTCAAATATGAGAAGACAATTGATCAGTAACATGATAAAACACGTTTCCTGACAAATATTTGGGGGTATATCTTGCTCCAGGCAAAGTTACATCTGCAATGGTTTGGCATATAGTGGAAGTACTTAAAAGAAAATTGGAAGCTTGGAAAGGTAATTTACTATCTTTTCATGATAGATTGGTGCTAGTCAAATCTGTTCTATGCAGCTTATCTATCTACAACATGTCAGTTTATAAATGGCCTTTTATAAACATGCTAGTTTATAAATCAACATGTCAGCTGATTAAGATATGTGAAAACTCATAAGGAATTTTTTGTGGACTGGTGATGGAGACACAAGAAAATTCAAAACTATTTCATGGAAGAGGGTTTGTACCCCTTATGAGGAAGGTGGTCTAGGTATTAAAAAATTAAAAGTAGTCAACCAATCCTTGTTAATGAAGCTAATGTGGAGAATTTTAAATTCAGCTGAAGAATGGGCACTATTTTTATCTGCAAAATTGAAAGATAGATATGGACAATGGACATCAAATTGGAGACAATCAACAATTTGGAAAGGATTGAAATGGGCATGGAATACTTTAAAAGATGATATCAGGTGGAAAATTGGTGATGACTCAAACATTTCAGTATGGTTTGACATTTGGCTGGGAGAAAATCCACTGATAAATGAAATTGGTTATACAGAATATGTCAAGCAAAATATTGGTCTGAAAGTGAATGCTCTACTAACTGAAGGTCAGTGGCACATTCCAGTTGAACTGCAACAAATTATCTCCAATTATCAATTGTCTGCTATTAATAATGGAGTTGATCAAAGATTATGGAATGTGATAAAAATGGTAAATTCTCAGCTCATTCTGCAGTTGAAAAAAAAGATATAAAGAACCAGTATTGTCATGGAAAAAATACATTTGGCAACATTTTCTTCACCCTAGCATTGCCAGCAATGTATGGAAGCTGCAACAAGAAGTATATGTAAATGATGTGATTATGGTGAAGAGGGGATTTGAAATGGTCTCAATCTGCTGCATTTATTGTGCAGAGCAAGATAATATGAACCATACTCTCTGGGAATGTGACTTCAGTATTGCAGTGTGGGATTGGTTGACTATGGTTTTTGGATTTCCAAAGCCTAAATCATTTGCAGATGTTTGTCAAGTGGAAAAACACAAAGGTGAAATGGTAAAACAGATGTGGATGACAGCTGCTTGTACTACTATGAAAGAACTATGGTTTCAGAGAAATGCAAGGCTATTTTGTGAAGTTAAGCCTAATCTTAAAAGATCTAAAGCAGAATTATTCAGCATATTCATGAAGGTGGTTACAGAATGACAGTAAGAAGGTCTGGGCTACCATATGAGAGCCAAATTATGAACTTTTTCAAGATTTAAAATTCTGCTAGCTTGTCTTTCTTGAGTCTGTAATTTCTGCTTTTGATTTTTGGAATAGCTTTGAGTCAGTCCTATATTTAGTCTTTTGACATTGtttttcaatcaataaaaaatgtgattcggcaaaaaaaaaaaattcccattTCAGTCGTTAAAtcattttaaataattatggatccTATACTTTTTTATGTATGagcatattaatttttttttagcaaTTGTAAAGATGATACTTAATGGCGATTTCCGAGCTACTTTGTTTTAGGGCTTACTACTTAGATTTTGCAACTATGTAAAACCAATTAGATGTTTTAATCAAATCAATTAGATGTTGCacactttcaaaataaaaataaaaaaaataaagtagaTGTTGCACGCACCTAGTCTACTTAAACATAAAAGAAAGGATATTGAGCATAAGGAACTACATAGTCGGTTGGAGCAAAAACCTTATTTTGGTATAAACAACAATAAAAGAAAATGTTAACTTAATGATATTTATGTTTTGCTAGTATTTAAAAAGGAAAATGTTAACTTAACAATATTTATGTTTTGCTGGTATTTAAATTTCGCCAATTTAGTTAATTAGGGCAAAGACAGTGTGGTATAAACATATCAAAAGCAGATTCGCAGAGTTTTGCCCACCCCGTCTCTAGGTTTGAGATGCTCGGCCTCACCTAAGCTGAGCCTCGGTTTCCTCTTTGAACCACTAACGACAACTTCcatccaacggctctaatttcATTTTCTATGAATTCATCATTTTCAACTCTAAAATTACACATTTTACACACAAATTTTCTTATAGGTTTTGTTTATTTTCCCATCCGCATTTTCCCTATTTCCTATCCCAGCCATGCAATCCAGGTATTGTATAACCTTTTTTAAATTGGGTAAACAAAACTtgctcttttattttctgtagcTAACGATGAGGTTGGAAACAAATTTTCAAATCACTATTTTATAGGGTTTGATTGAATAGTTAAACCTATTCAAAGCATAAGGACATACATGCCACACCCAACGCATGTAATCAAGGCTACTCAGCATTTCGAGAAAGCCTTTCTTTGCCTTTTCAACTATTAGTCGGTCGACGTCATCTTAAGTTGTTGTCATAAAAAACGTGTACCAAAATAGTTAACTAGAGTTTCGAAAAACATGTTTTCACATGATGTTTTTgagaagacgagggtacccaaatatacctcaatcttttatttttcaacctataagtcctttaccaagtgtgatcgtctacggacaGAGTCGAGATAATATAACAGCTTCggtacacacttcgtgtgatcgtctttggatacgagatcgagacaatacaacaaaaagatcacttgtgtgaatgactatggattcaagatcgaggcgatacgacaacgaagtgttcacttgataataggttcgacaTTAACCCGAAACtctatatgatcaatatcaagtgatatgGAGTTAACGTatgtgtgtaatttacttaataataataacaattataatgcggcaAAGTAAATGacgcaacaagattttgttaacgaggaaaccgcaaatgcaggaaaaccccgggacctagtccagttttgaatactctcagaatgaagccgctatataaaatacaataccaacttcgtatagttgagaccaagtagactacctttagctacttagtttcctcagtatccctgcgccttcgaattCGAGAGTCACgtacgtgaataacaagtcatttgcatcgtattccaaatatcaaaggaaaaatctgtttggtaaccactctaataaaTCTTTGCTATAAAGATATGTGAGTTGTttacaaaggctctttcgtttaaactaataaactcctttgtctggttagatcaatataaactttgattaccgaaataatcaaactctagatttgcaatcaatcaatatagatctcaaagagaaaataTAATGTGATGCCGATATCACGCAACtagtcaatcaagtctatcaaagataaacacgattctagttggatcccagccaatcaaggtttgtgcactaagtCCACAAGAtgcgaaaactaataagaattctcttttgtcttcaaatcttctattgactTTAATACATGCACAACACatcttgaatcctcttgtgatcaatctcgcgttgaacggagtctgttaacaatggattatcacaagatgtctttagatccgaatatggctctaaagatctcgtcgatactttgatgtagtttgagtgacccttatgtcagaagaaaaggctctcaagaataatcaaactaggttcaatcaaagttacaacaaccgttagtcaatcaaatcaataatcgaaaactaaaataataatgcagttatctagtttcccaccaatggtactcgtagagcttcttgatcccacagaagtctttaaacgagcgttcGTAAGAGATGTCGcccaattagggtactttcctttccgaatagacggatccaccagaaactACACGAATGaaattttcctggctcttaggatagtttgcaagaaatgcaaactcaactatttgtagaccaaggttttttggaaaacaaggaaattccaaaaccgaaaatattctcaagatattatcattaaagtacctaatttcggttttcctatttccaattaattaccaaaccatattttcgaaaatctcttagaaaacttctactattagtctagcacattagctaataatattttccagaggatacactttaattgctggtaattaaaaaatatattatgaaaatcataattaaatgtttttcaatttttcggtatgggatcaccttgagtattaaggaatatctttgaacaattaatgataggagttatgtacatgttcaaataatgtcgacatctagaagcttctcatcttagcaaatccaaaaccctaattcacacacatcatggagaaatatgtgaaccatggaaACTTGGTTTTGCTCATAGAACCGATTATATCATCACTtcaaaatatgttgtgaccggatataacatgattcccaagataggttgtaatcggttacaccttgctccacaaagtagctcgtgaccggttacaccttgcttcccaaaggtagcttgtgaccgattacaactaacttcccaattcatcttgtgtccggttataccttggattccaaagtaacttgtgaacggttacaacttgcattccaatatagattgtgatgggttacaccttgatttccaaagtaacttgtgactgaTTACAACTAGCTATATATCATAGACTATGACCAGTTATACCACAACTCTCAAGTCTCAACcaaag
This is a stretch of genomic DNA from Papaver somniferum cultivar HN1 chromosome 1, ASM357369v1, whole genome shotgun sequence. It encodes these proteins:
- the LOC113347531 gene encoding uncharacterized protein LOC113347531, whose product is MVIHNSSPGMKGNIWLFWNKNIQQPQVILVSSQMLTVSVGDVLVSGVHAHVKAIQRRFLWSEMKIVSDLNKPWIILGDFNAVLTHDEKVGGKVPNRNSMLEFSDCLNQCELLQAPKTGLQYSWSNCQHGSKRILCNLDRVVFNQKWLQLYSDWGYKFGMGIVSDHAPLLGGCANIPKPKNTPRKFQKMWLSHPEFMQVVSNYRSQNVVGDPAFQFVYKMKELKKVLNTWNWEVFGDVQVKINEAEDKVNLATQISYANPFDEEALTNLVSAQNEHASRKTQANTLMRQKARVKWIKEGSANTNFFHTKMKIRNARNMISEHEDNDGNVIADQDKIAEALLIIFKKKIEFQPVNEAEKLLDVIPKIINEDDQQILDAIPEEEEIKVVVFEMDPESAPGPDGFYGIFFRSCWNIIKNDLVAAIKFCWRRRFIPKGMNSSFLFLLPKTQGAKIDNKFRP